Proteins from a genomic interval of Caulobacter rhizosphaerae:
- a CDS encoding methionine ABC transporter permease yields MNSALSNIDWSEIGQATIDTLSMLGGSMVLTVILGLPLGVILFLTGSGQMLRNRLANGVLSLVINILRSVPFVILLIVMIPLTVALVGTSLGVAGAIPPLVVGAAPFFARLVETALREVDKGVIEASFAMGAKRRQVVLGALLPEAMPGLIAAATVTAIALVSYTAMAGVVGAGGLGDLAIRFGYQRFQTDVMVVTVVLLLVLVQALQMVGDAVVRRVSHR; encoded by the coding sequence ATGAACAGCGCCCTGAGCAACATCGACTGGTCCGAGATCGGCCAGGCGACGATCGACACGCTGTCCATGCTGGGCGGCTCGATGGTGCTGACCGTGATCCTGGGCCTGCCCTTGGGCGTGATCCTGTTCCTGACGGGATCGGGCCAGATGCTGCGAAACCGGCTGGCCAACGGCGTGCTGTCGCTGGTGATCAACATCCTGCGCTCGGTGCCGTTCGTGATCCTGCTGATCGTGATGATCCCGCTGACCGTGGCCTTGGTCGGCACCTCGCTGGGCGTGGCGGGGGCGATCCCGCCGCTGGTGGTCGGCGCCGCGCCGTTCTTCGCCCGCCTGGTGGAGACCGCCCTGCGCGAGGTGGACAAGGGCGTGATCGAGGCCAGCTTCGCCATGGGCGCCAAGCGCCGGCAGGTGGTGCTGGGCGCCCTGCTGCCAGAGGCCATGCCGGGCCTGATCGCCGCGGCGACGGTGACGGCCATCGCCCTGGTGTCCTACACCGCCATGGCCGGCGTGGTCGGCGCGGGCGGCCTGGGCGACCTGGCCATCCGCTTCGGCTACCAGCGCTTTCAGACCGACGTGATGGTGGTGACCGTGGTGCTGCTGCTGGTGCTGGTCCAGGCGCTGCAGATGGTCGGCGACGCGGTGGTGCGCCGCGTCTCGCACCGGTAG
- a CDS encoding MetQ/NlpA family ABC transporter substrate-binding protein, with protein MLARRALLASLAVLSLAACGQKPAASGASDTLTVAATAVPHAEVLEFIKPKLAAQGLKIDIKVFNDYVQPNIQVAEKRLDVNYFQTLPYLETFNADKGTTLIPVIGVHIEPLGAYSRKVKAIGALPDGAVVAIPNEGSNEGRALLLLARNGVITLGDPNKALSTLKDITANPKNLKFKELEGATLPRVLDQVDLAVINTNYALDAKLDPSKDALLIEDKNSPYVNYLVGRPDNKDDPRVQKLAKALTSPEVKAFMEQKYHGAVVPAF; from the coding sequence ATGCTCGCCCGCCGCGCCCTTCTCGCCAGCCTCGCCGTCCTGTCCCTCGCGGCCTGCGGCCAGAAGCCCGCCGCCAGCGGCGCCAGCGACACCCTGACCGTGGCCGCCACCGCCGTGCCCCATGCCGAGGTGCTGGAGTTCATCAAGCCGAAGCTGGCGGCGCAGGGGCTGAAGATCGACATCAAGGTCTTCAACGACTACGTCCAGCCCAACATCCAGGTGGCCGAGAAGCGCCTGGACGTGAACTACTTCCAGACCCTGCCGTACCTGGAGACCTTCAACGCCGACAAGGGCACCACCCTGATCCCGGTGATCGGCGTGCACATCGAGCCGCTGGGCGCCTATTCGCGCAAGGTCAAGGCGATCGGCGCGCTGCCTGACGGCGCCGTCGTAGCCATCCCCAACGAGGGCAGCAACGAGGGCCGGGCCCTGCTGCTGCTGGCCCGCAACGGCGTGATCACCCTGGGCGACCCCAACAAGGCGCTGTCGACCCTCAAGGACATCACCGCCAATCCGAAGAACCTGAAGTTCAAGGAATTGGAGGGCGCGACCCTGCCGCGCGTGCTCGACCAGGTCGACCTGGCGGTGATCAACACCAACTACGCCCTCGACGCCAAGCTGGACCCATCGAAGGACGCCCTGCTGATCGAGGACAAGAACAGCCCCTATGTGAACTACCTGGTCGGCCGGCCCGACAACAAGGACGATCCCCGCGTCCAGAAGCTGGCCAAGGCCCTGACCTCGCCCGAGGTGAAGGCGTTCATGGAGCAGAAGTACCACGGCGCGGTGGTGCCGGCGTTCTAG
- a CDS encoding pyridoxamine 5'-phosphate oxidase family protein has product MQSTDINAEALKETVLRILSENRVMAVATLRPDGWPQATLVGYMYDGLTLYFAIARDGQKLANMQRDPRISIAIGRHDGDGPDLRGLSLAAKAVEVTASDEVRRLNTMLVARYPEQEVFTPQGASVAVMRATPLVMSVIDPHSGLDRPVLLRVDPLTSALLPAEETP; this is encoded by the coding sequence ATGCAATCGACAGATATCAACGCCGAAGCCCTCAAGGAAACCGTGCTGAGGATCCTCTCGGAAAACCGCGTCATGGCCGTGGCCACCCTGCGCCCTGACGGCTGGCCGCAGGCGACCTTGGTTGGCTACATGTATGACGGCCTGACGCTGTATTTCGCCATCGCCCGCGACGGACAGAAGCTCGCCAACATGCAGCGAGATCCCCGGATCTCGATCGCGATCGGGCGGCACGACGGCGACGGCCCCGATCTTCGCGGCTTATCCCTGGCGGCCAAGGCCGTCGAGGTCACCGCCTCCGACGAGGTCCGCCGGCTCAACACCATGCTCGTGGCGCGCTATCCCGAACAGGAGGTCTTCACGCCGCAAGGAGCCTCGGTGGCCGTGATGAGGGCCACGCCGCTGGTGATGTCGGTGATTGATCCCCACAGCGGCCTGGACCGGCCCGTGCTGCTGCGGGTGGACCCGCTGACCAGCGCGCTCCTGCCGGCCGAAGAGACGCCCTAG
- a CDS encoding GntR family transcriptional regulator yields MAPDDALAGGQTAGGRERMLVLDVCSSSGLEDWSPDLQKAKVYERILLDLILGRLAPGARLDEQSLAARYDAGLAGVRDALGRLALEGLVIRRARSGTTVAPLDLVELRQGYEARALIEPHCASLAAKHASKAEADGIRAAFDGGEQAARDRDLPALVAMDQRFHAAVARAGGNMALARILIPLQHKAARYWVFSFGAATEAELIADVEQHRAVAEVIARGDVEGARLAMMRVLNIMPEATRPMVQG; encoded by the coding sequence ATGGCCCCTGACGACGCCCTGGCCGGCGGCCAAACCGCTGGCGGCCGCGAGCGGATGCTGGTGCTGGACGTCTGTTCGTCCTCGGGGCTGGAGGACTGGTCGCCCGATCTGCAGAAGGCCAAGGTCTACGAGCGCATCCTGCTGGACCTGATCCTGGGGCGCCTGGCGCCGGGCGCGCGGTTGGACGAGCAGTCGCTGGCGGCGCGCTACGACGCGGGCCTGGCCGGGGTGCGCGACGCCCTGGGGCGCCTGGCCCTGGAAGGGCTGGTGATCCGCCGCGCCCGTTCGGGCACCACCGTCGCGCCGCTGGACCTTGTCGAACTGCGCCAGGGCTACGAGGCCCGGGCCCTGATCGAGCCGCATTGCGCGAGCCTGGCCGCCAAGCACGCCAGCAAGGCCGAGGCCGACGGCATCCGCGCGGCCTTCGACGGCGGCGAGCAGGCCGCGCGCGACCGCGACCTGCCGGCCCTGGTGGCCATGGACCAGCGCTTCCACGCCGCCGTGGCCCGGGCTGGCGGCAACATGGCCCTGGCCCGCATCCTCATCCCCCTGCAGCACAAGGCCGCCCGCTACTGGGTGTTCTCGTTCGGCGCGGCCACCGAGGCCGAACTGATCGCCGACGTCGAGCAGCATCGCGCCGTGGCCGAGGTGATCGCTCGCGGCGATGTGGAGGGCGCCCGACTGGCCATGATGCGCGTGCTCAACATCATGCCCGAGGCGACCCGGCCGATGGTCCAGGGCTAG
- a CDS encoding TonB-dependent siderophore receptor → MSIRACLLASAMAVGVLASGQAFARDGAGEAPQADAVDAVIVLARDKAGLLEKRPSTTVFGLEKPLLETPRSASFVSDITLTRYGIETLDGLTAVSPGTYTASFYGVPGALNIRGTLAENYFRGFKRVENRGTYSTPIGGAAQIEIVRGPPTPIYGAGKVGGLLNFIPKSARDEGRFLTNPKGEITATFGTYDKKNLTGQVALPVRLGAADGGIYAYGEIDDSKSFYRGLHPKRQLAEVSADFDLNNGWSTAFGGMVYHSTGDIQTPGWNRLTQDLIDHGTYVTGRDTSLVDADGNGRITPGEVGPYPFGSSLYIPYYGFPATDANHTLDTGLGTTKLDPRTVYVSAADFSKTWTNTLYFDLAKRFDDDSVLKLQLFYDDQDNKRFVSYGYPAWFKSSVWEARASYAFKREFGAVGASTIVGASYREFQGRRRESFNSGLIAIDRRDISVGAQPNDIIDSPFSAEPAGVQGLDWENDNRGTWSQTGLFFTSDVKLTPRLTLTLGGRYDWYDVAAHDTGVLPFTVTGRQTDDRGKGTYGASLTYQTPVGLMPYISYAKASALEVSQAGEIAPGLVADGSWLSDSDLAEAGVKFQLLRGTLVGSLAAYRQNRTQLLGLTPVVQGTRAKGVELEVRWLASEHFSFTATGNAQHTTVKGPDTSFQYIPAYTAGVPGAQGYGGSYVVWTFSGLPGRGGDYDYTLIPKSVVSLYGAYTSDQHDWGQAGATLGVTHVTKTSGTVQDAVTYPAYAVVNASAYLTRGPYTAELNIDNLFDKLYFTPDADTYANLGALPGKGREWRVTLKRTF, encoded by the coding sequence ATGTCGATCCGCGCTTGCCTGCTCGCCTCCGCCATGGCTGTCGGCGTTCTTGCTTCGGGCCAGGCCTTTGCGCGGGACGGGGCGGGGGAGGCTCCCCAGGCCGACGCCGTCGATGCGGTGATCGTCCTGGCGCGCGACAAGGCCGGCCTGCTGGAGAAGCGGCCCAGCACCACGGTGTTCGGCCTGGAGAAGCCGCTGCTGGAGACGCCGCGCTCTGCCAGCTTCGTCAGCGACATCACCCTGACCCGCTACGGCATCGAGACGCTCGACGGCCTGACCGCCGTCTCGCCGGGAACCTACACGGCCAGCTTCTACGGCGTGCCGGGCGCCCTCAACATTCGCGGCACCCTGGCCGAGAACTATTTCCGCGGCTTCAAGCGGGTCGAGAACCGCGGCACCTATTCGACGCCGATCGGCGGGGCGGCCCAGATCGAGATCGTGCGCGGCCCCCCGACGCCGATCTACGGCGCGGGCAAGGTCGGCGGCCTGCTGAACTTCATTCCCAAGTCCGCCCGGGACGAGGGGCGGTTCCTGACCAACCCCAAGGGCGAGATCACCGCCACCTTCGGGACCTATGACAAGAAGAACCTGACCGGCCAGGTCGCCCTGCCGGTCAGGCTGGGGGCGGCCGATGGCGGGATCTACGCCTATGGCGAGATCGACGATTCCAAGAGCTTCTATCGCGGCCTGCATCCCAAGCGGCAACTGGCGGAGGTGTCGGCGGACTTCGACTTGAACAACGGCTGGAGCACGGCCTTCGGCGGCATGGTCTACCACTCGACCGGCGACATCCAGACGCCGGGCTGGAACCGCCTGACCCAGGACCTGATCGACCACGGGACCTATGTCACCGGCCGCGACACTAGCCTGGTCGACGCGGACGGCAACGGCCGGATCACGCCCGGCGAGGTGGGCCCGTACCCGTTCGGCAGTTCGCTGTACATTCCGTACTACGGCTTCCCGGCCACCGACGCCAACCACACGCTGGACACGGGCTTGGGGACCACGAAGCTCGACCCGCGCACCGTCTATGTCAGCGCCGCCGACTTTTCCAAGACCTGGACCAACACGCTCTATTTCGACCTGGCCAAGCGGTTCGACGACGACAGCGTGCTGAAGCTGCAGTTGTTCTATGACGACCAGGACAACAAGCGCTTCGTCTCGTACGGCTATCCCGCCTGGTTCAAGAGCTCGGTCTGGGAGGCGCGGGCCAGCTACGCCTTCAAGCGCGAGTTCGGGGCGGTCGGCGCCAGCACGATCGTCGGCGCGAGTTACCGCGAATTCCAGGGCCGCCGGCGCGAGAGCTTCAACAGCGGCCTGATCGCCATCGACCGCCGCGACATCTCGGTCGGCGCCCAGCCCAACGACATCATCGACAGCCCCTTCAGCGCCGAGCCCGCCGGCGTCCAGGGCCTGGACTGGGAGAACGACAACCGAGGTACGTGGAGCCAGACGGGGCTGTTTTTCACCAGCGACGTCAAGCTGACGCCCCGCCTGACCCTGACCCTGGGCGGTCGCTACGATTGGTACGACGTGGCCGCGCACGACACCGGCGTCCTGCCCTTCACCGTCACGGGCCGCCAGACCGACGACCGGGGGAAGGGGACCTACGGCGCCAGCCTGACCTATCAGACGCCCGTCGGCCTGATGCCTTATATCAGCTACGCCAAGGCTTCGGCGCTCGAGGTCAGCCAGGCCGGCGAGATCGCCCCGGGCCTGGTCGCCGACGGTTCGTGGCTGTCGGACAGCGACCTGGCCGAGGCCGGCGTCAAGTTCCAGCTGCTGCGCGGAACCCTGGTCGGCTCGCTGGCGGCCTACCGCCAGAACCGCACCCAGCTGTTGGGCCTGACGCCCGTCGTCCAGGGCACGCGCGCCAAGGGTGTCGAGCTGGAGGTCCGCTGGCTGGCCTCGGAGCACTTCAGCTTCACCGCCACGGGCAACGCCCAGCACACCACGGTCAAGGGGCCGGACACCTCGTTCCAGTACATCCCCGCCTATACCGCGGGCGTGCCCGGGGCCCAGGGCTATGGCGGCAGCTATGTCGTCTGGACGTTCAGCGGCCTGCCGGGGCGCGGCGGCGACTACGACTACACGCTGATCCCCAAGTCGGTGGTCAGCCTCTACGGCGCCTATACCAGCGACCAGCACGACTGGGGTCAGGCCGGGGCGACCCTGGGCGTCACCCACGTGACCAAGACCTCGGGCACGGTGCAGGATGCGGTGACCTATCCCGCCTACGCCGTGGTCAACGCCTCGGCCTATCTGACGCGCGGGCCGTACACCGCCGAGCTCAACATCGATAATCTGTTCGACAAGCTCTATTTCACCCCGGACGCCGACACCTATGCCAATCTCGGGGCCTTGCCCGGCAAGGGGCGGGAATGGCGCGTGACCCTGAAGCGGACGTTCTGA
- a CDS encoding CynX/NimT family MFS transporter, translating into MTSTPFRPWLLVGVFSLLLFLITAATYSSLGVVIPAMVPELGWSWEHAFLGFTILGVFTGLSSWLPALLIRRMGVRGTVLAGVAVMAGGLFCLSRVHALPIYYFGTALCGIGFQMAALIPGTHVLSAIFKQRALPFGIYFTFGALGGVAGPWMVVSALSATHNDWRLYWGLQAIAVGLVGLVCAVAVGGPRWLEQAGAALDRELDAQAAAGETPSHVYHTDHEWSIRDAVRTPQFYVLLAAYFSHLLAGISAASLTQAHLTQMGVAGAVAAGMLSLEGGMQVVARLGGGAIGDRLDPRWLLVFAQGLLVVGLLALSRATTPLLLTLYAVGVGIGFGLTVLAVSLLLLNYFGRRNNVELFSLTCLIGAVSAAGPFIGGAIRDRVGSFTPAFQLFAALTAVVFLAALFMRPPRPKAVA; encoded by the coding sequence ATGACCTCCACCCCATTTCGGCCCTGGCTTCTGGTCGGCGTGTTCAGCCTGCTGCTGTTCCTGATCACGGCGGCGACCTATTCGTCGCTGGGCGTGGTGATCCCGGCCATGGTCCCGGAACTGGGCTGGAGCTGGGAGCACGCCTTCCTGGGCTTCACGATCCTGGGGGTGTTCACCGGCCTGTCGTCCTGGCTGCCCGCCCTGCTGATCCGGCGAATGGGCGTGAGGGGGACGGTCCTGGCCGGCGTGGCGGTGATGGCGGGCGGGCTGTTCTGCCTGTCGCGGGTTCACGCCCTGCCGATCTACTACTTCGGGACAGCCCTGTGCGGGATCGGCTTCCAGATGGCCGCCCTGATCCCCGGCACCCACGTGCTGTCGGCGATCTTCAAGCAACGGGCCCTGCCGTTCGGGATCTATTTCACCTTCGGCGCCCTGGGCGGGGTGGCGGGGCCGTGGATGGTGGTGAGCGCCCTGTCGGCGACCCACAACGACTGGCGGCTCTACTGGGGGCTGCAGGCGATTGCGGTGGGCCTGGTCGGGCTGGTCTGCGCGGTCGCCGTGGGCGGGCCGCGCTGGCTGGAGCAGGCCGGGGCCGCCCTGGACCGGGAGCTGGACGCCCAGGCCGCGGCGGGCGAGACGCCCAGCCACGTCTACCATACCGACCACGAATGGAGCATCCGCGACGCGGTGCGCACGCCGCAGTTCTACGTGCTGCTGGCCGCCTATTTCAGCCACCTGCTGGCGGGAATCAGCGCCGCCAGCCTGACCCAGGCCCACCTGACGCAGATGGGCGTCGCCGGGGCGGTGGCGGCGGGCATGCTCAGCCTGGAAGGCGGCATGCAGGTGGTCGCGCGGCTGGGCGGCGGCGCGATCGGCGACCGGCTCGATCCGCGCTGGCTGCTGGTGTTCGCCCAGGGGCTGCTGGTGGTGGGGTTGCTGGCCCTGTCGCGGGCGACGACGCCGCTGCTGCTGACGCTGTACGCGGTCGGGGTGGGGATCGGCTTTGGCCTGACGGTGCTGGCCGTGAGCCTGCTGCTGCTGAACTATTTCGGACGCCGCAACAATGTCGAGCTGTTCTCCCTGACCTGCCTGATCGGGGCGGTGTCGGCGGCGGGGCCGTTCATCGGCGGCGCGATCCGCGATCGGGTCGGTTCGTTCACCCCGGCGTTCCAGCTGTTCGCCGCCCTGACCGCGGTAGTGTTCCTGGCGGCGCTGTTCATGCGGCCGCCGCGGCCGAAGGCCGTCGCCTGA
- a CDS encoding TorF family putative porin, with amino-acid sequence MKFLKLALVAAAASVAMGGAAMAQDESGLKLSYNVGVASDYIFRGVSNTNTKGQVFGGVDATYGIGYAGVWTSNVDFGTPNPDQEIDVYAGVKPTVGAFNLDLGVIYYGYTKDKNGAPGSYSYTEVKAAASTAVGPATVGAAVYYSPEFPGDGGEALYYELNGSAPIGEKLTLSGAVGRQEVDASTYFGGATDSYVTWNAGVTAAITDHVSADIRYSDTNKSDYGSIYHAAVTASLKVAF; translated from the coding sequence ATGAAGTTTCTGAAACTGGCGCTGGTCGCCGCTGCTGCTTCGGTCGCCATGGGCGGCGCCGCGATGGCGCAGGACGAAAGCGGCTTGAAGCTGTCGTACAACGTCGGCGTGGCCAGCGACTACATCTTCCGCGGCGTCAGCAACACCAACACCAAGGGCCAGGTGTTCGGCGGCGTCGACGCCACCTACGGCATCGGCTATGCGGGCGTCTGGACGTCGAACGTCGACTTCGGCACCCCGAACCCCGACCAGGAAATCGACGTCTACGCCGGTGTGAAGCCGACCGTCGGCGCCTTCAACCTCGACCTGGGCGTGATCTACTACGGCTACACCAAGGACAAGAACGGCGCTCCGGGCTCGTACAGCTATACGGAAGTCAAGGCCGCGGCCTCGACCGCCGTTGGCCCGGCCACCGTCGGCGCGGCCGTCTACTACTCGCCGGAATTCCCGGGCGACGGCGGCGAAGCGCTGTACTACGAACTGAACGGCTCGGCCCCGATCGGCGAGAAGCTGACCCTGAGCGGCGCCGTTGGCCGTCAGGAAGTCGACGCCTCGACCTACTTCGGCGGCGCGACCGACAGCTACGTGACCTGGAACGCCGGCGTCACCGCCGCGATCACCGACCACGTCAGCGCCGACATCCGCTACTCGGACACCAACAAGAGCGACTACGGCTCGATCTATCACGCGGCGGTCACCGCCTCGCTGAAGGTCGCGTTCTAA
- the queF gene encoding preQ(1) synthase, whose translation MTELHVTQLGQVVEPAASPDQAVLERVPNPQSDVTYLARFVAPEFTSLCPVTGQPDFAHLVIDYAPGDWLIESKSLKLYLTSFRNHGSFHEDCTVKIGRKIVEIAAPRWLRIGGYWYPRGGIPIDVFWQTGPAPEGLWVPDQGVAPYRGRG comes from the coding sequence ATGACCGAACTTCATGTGACCCAGCTGGGCCAGGTGGTCGAGCCCGCCGCCAGCCCCGACCAGGCCGTTCTCGAGCGCGTGCCCAATCCGCAGAGCGACGTGACCTACCTGGCGCGCTTCGTGGCTCCCGAATTCACCTCGCTGTGCCCGGTGACCGGCCAGCCCGACTTCGCGCACCTGGTGATCGACTACGCGCCGGGCGACTGGCTGATCGAGAGCAAGTCGCTGAAGCTGTACCTGACCAGCTTCCGCAACCACGGCTCGTTCCACGAGGACTGCACGGTCAAGATCGGCCGCAAGATCGTCGAGATCGCGGCCCCGCGTTGGCTGCGCATCGGCGGCTACTGGTACCCGCGCGGCGGCATTCCGATCGACGTGTTCTGGCAGACCGGTCCGGCGCCGGAGGGTTTGTGGGTCCCCGACCAGGGCGTGGCGCCCTATCGCGGCCGGGGCTGA